Sequence from the Rhodococcus jostii RHA1 genome:
CTGCGCGCGGCGTCCTGGAGGTCCGCCACCGTCGGCAGCGGATGCCTGCCCAGTTCCGGGGATCCCGGGGCGGCCAGTTCGGTGTCCAGGTCGACGAACACGGCACCGGGAATGTGCGCGTCGAGATAGTGCCGCCTGCCTTCGGTGTCGCCGAGCGCCCACCGCACGTCGAGAAGGACCGGCGGAGCATCGCCGCTCAGCGATTCCGCCAACGCGTCGATCGTCACCACAGGGCTCATCGCACCACTGTCGCACAACGCAGGTTCGGTGTGCATGACGGCGAGCTCTCGAACTGAGACTCCACTCGTTTCGTCCAGAGGGCCGCTTCGGCCCCGAAGCGTGGGAAAGTGGCGCGTCAGTACGACCCCGGACCGCAGACGCGCAGACCGACTCCCACTCCTGATCGGATGTCAGCCCCGACGCACGGGTGCGCGCCCGTACGGTTGCCGCACCGGCGCGGCAATCGGCAGTTCCGGGATCGGCCGCGTGACCGGGAAGGAGTCGAGAATGAACGGGTTGCCGTGGTGGGCGAGCTGAACCGGTTCACCGGACAGCAGGCGGTAGGTTGCGGTCTTGGCGCGGATGTCCACGTGGATCTGGCTGCCCCGCACCGTCATCCGGAACGACAGATTGACCAGCTGCGATGGGATCCGCGGTGCGAACGAGATGTTGCCGCCGTGGTCGCGCATCCCACCGAATCCCGCGACGCACGCCATCCACGTCCCGGCGAGTGAGGCGATGTGCAATCCGTTCTCCACGTTGGCGTGGAGGTCGTGGAGATCGGTCAGGGCGGCCTCGGCGAGGTAGTCGTAGGCGAGTTGAAGTTGCCCGACCTCGGCTGCCATCACGGACTGCACGCACGCCGACAGGGACGAGTCCCGAACCGTCAGGGCCTCATAATAGGCGAAATTGGCGATCTTCTGTTCGTCGGTGAAGGCGTCGCCCCGAAGATACATCGCCAGCACCAGGTCGGCCTGCTTCACCACCTGCTTGCGGTAGAGATCGAAGTACGGGTAGTGGAGCAGCAGCGGATAATGCTCGGGTGGTGTGCCTTCGAAGTCCCACTCGGCGTGGTGCGTGAAGGCGTCGGATTGCTGGTGCACGCCGAGAGCGTCGTCGAACGGAATGCGCATGTGCTCGGCGGCATCTCGCCAGAGCGCTGCTTCCTCGTCGTCCACACCGAGCTCGCGCGCCAGGCCGGGGCGTCTCTCGCAGGCGGCCGCCGCGTCGCGCAGATTCTTCTGCGCCATGAGATTGGTGAACACGTTGTTGTCGGCGACGGCGGTGTACTCGTCCGGCCCGGTGACACCGTCGATGCGGAACTCGCCCTGCGCATTGTGGTGGCCGAGCGATGTCCACAGCCGGGCGGTCTCCACGAGCAGTTCGACGCCGCATTCGGCTTCGAACTCCTCGTCCCCGGTCGCGGCCAGGTACCGGGACGTGGCCGCGGCGACATCGGCACCCACGTGGAAGGCTGCGGTTCCCGCGGGCCAGTAGCCGGAGCATTCTTCTCCGTCGATCGACCGCCACGGGAACACGGCGCCTGCCTGCCCCAGCTGTACGGCGCGGTTCTTCGCCTTGTCGAGCGTGGAGTGCCGCCAGCGCAGTGCGTCGCGGGCCGAGTCCGGCACCGTGTACGTGAGCAGGGGGAGGACGAACGTCTCGGTGTCCCAGAACGCATGACCGTCGTATCCGGGCCCGGTCAGGCCCTTCGCCGGGATCGCCCGCGATTCACCGCGGGCACCGGCCTGCAGCACGTGGAACAGCGCGAACCGCACCGCCTGCTGCAGTTCCGCGTCGCCGTCGATCTCGACGTCCGCTGTCTCCCAGAAGGTGTCGAGATACTCGCGCTGGCGTTTCAGCAGGGTGTCCCAGCCGGTTTCGAGTGCTCCGGCGAGCGCCCCCTCCACCTGGCCGCGCAGGGCCGGAGTCGACCGCCGCGCCGACCAGCCGTACGCCAGATATTTCGTTACCTTCAGGCGTTCACCCTGGGGGATGTCGACGGCCACGGTGAGCCGAGCCAGATCCTCCTCGGTCTCGATGCTGCACCGCCCGTTGGCGGGGTAGTCGACCTCGTGGTCCATCCCCGCGGCCATCCGCAGTCCCGACGCACGCGTGTGGTGGGCGAGGACCGCCCTGAAGTCGTGGGCGGCAGCGAAATCGGAGACCAATGGAGTATCCAGGGCGGCAGCGACTCTCGGGTCGTCCGTGCGGGCCGGGATGTGTTCGTTGGCGAGTAGATCCGACTGCAGGACGAGTTCGATGTCACCGTCGAGCGGCTCGACCTCGTAGTGGATGGCGGCGACCGCACGCGAGGTGAACGAGACCAGACGTTCCGAATGGATGCGCACGCGGCGACCGGTCGGCGACGTCCACTCGGTGGTGCGGCGCAGGGTGCCCGATCGGAAGTCGAGGACGCGCTCGTGCGCCGGTGCACTCCCGTACCGCATGTCCATGGGCTCGTCCTCCACGAGCAGGCGGATGATGCTGCCGTCGGTCACGTTCACGATGGTCTGCCCGTCCTCGGGGTAGCCGTAGCCCGCCTCCGCGTACGGCAGGGGACGTTGCTCGTAGAACCCGTTGAGGTAGGTGCCGGGGAGACCGCGCGGTTCACCCTCCTCGAACGTGCCACGAATCCCGATGTGTCCGTTGGACAGTGCGAAGGTGGATTCGGTGGCGTGCAGCGCCTCCAGATCCAGTCCGCGCCAGCGCAGCTGCCACGGCGAGATCTCGTAGCCCTTGTCGTCCATGCTCACCTTTCCAGGAGTTCGGCCAGGTCGTTCACCACCACGTCGGCGCCGTGCTCACGTAACGCCTCGGCCTGATCGTTGCGATTCACCCCGACGACGTAGCCGAATTCGCCTGCCCGCCCCGCTTCCACTCCGGACAGGGCGTCCTCGAAAACGGCCGCCTGATCGGGGTGCACGTTGAGGGCGCGGGCGGCCGCGAGAAACGAATCCGGCGCGGGTTTCCCGCGGAGACCCTGCTCGCTGATCACCACCCCGTCGATGCGGACGTGCACGTAGCGGCTGAGATCGGCCGCGTCGAGGACGGCCTTGCCGTTCGCAGACGACGTGACGACGGCGATCTTCAGGCCGGCGTCGTACGCCGCGCTGATGTAGCGGACCGAACCGGGATAGGGGCTGACGCCCTCCTCCTCGATGACTTTCAGCAGCAGCCGGTTCTTGCTGTTCCCGACACCGTTCACGGTCTCGGCGCCGGGTGGATCGTCCGGCGACCCCTCCGGCAACGTGATGTTGCGGGACGTGAGAAAGGTCCGGACCCCGTCGGCGCGGGGACGTCCGTCGACGTAGTCGTAGTAGTCCTGGTCGGTGAACGGCCGGAAGTTGGCGCCCTCGCGATGCTTCAGGAACTCGTCGAACGTGCGTTTCCACGCCTTCCGGTGCAGCACCGCCGTTGCCGTGAGCACACCATCGAGATCGAACAAGCAGGCCGAGATAGCATCAGGCAGTCCCATCACCTCCCCGACGGTACCGCCGTCGGCGGCGGTTTCGCTGAGGCGCGCGCAAATCCCGCACTCGAACGGACCCATCAGGTCGTTGACTTCCAGTCGAGGGCGGTCGAATACTGAGAGTTCCCACCGACTGTTGCGGAGTGCACCGTGAACATGGAGGAACCGGCCCCGTCGGAGCACGTGAAATCCCTCGCCGTTCGCGCGATGGAGATCATGGCGAACGGAAGCCGCGCCGATTTCGATTCCGTCGTCCACACGGACGCATTCAACCGGGAGAGCGCGACGGAACCCCCGCGGACGCGAGGGCGTGGACCCGACGCGTTCTACGCTACCGCGGTGTGGCTGCGCTCCGCGTTCGCCGAGCTGCGGTTCGACGTCGAGCATGTCGTCGTCGAGGGCGACCTCGCCGTCGCCTTTACGATCATGAAGGGCAGGCACGTCGGACCATTCGTCGTCTACGACGAGCAGGGGTCGATCGACCAGGTGTTCGCGCCGACGGGACGATCGTTGGCGGTCAACCAGTCGCACTGGTTGCGCGTCGAAGGCGGCCGCGTCATCGAGCACTGGGCCACCCGGGACGACCTCGGTCAGGCGGTCCAGCTGGGCTGGGTGCCGCCGACGCCGCTGTCCATGGTCCGCAATGCCTGGGCCAAACGTGCAGCGCGCAGGAATGCATTGCACTGACCCCTGACCCATGTCGGAGCGGTGACGATTTCTCGTAAAGGGCGCAAAACGTACCAAACGGACCGTATGTTTCGTTCGATCGATAGATACTCGAACGAAGGAGATGGCCCTTGAAACGCTCGGTGGTTATCGCGGCAAGTTGTGCACTCCTGACGCTGTCGGCCTGCGGGTCCGACGGCGAACCGACGCCGACATCCGAAACGTCCAGCTCGACGACAAGGGCGACATCCGCCGCCGCCACGACCCCTCCGCCGACATCGGAACTCGCACCGCCGGCTGTCGAACCCGAGTCGAATGGCAGTGGCGGTACGCAGGGGAGCGGGCAAGGAAGCGGACAGGGTGGTTCCGGCGCGGGTGTGCAGGCTCCGGTCGCCGGCCAGCAGCAGCCGCCGGCGGTGGTGCCGCCGCCGGCCGTCGTCGAGAACCCGCCGGCGGCGGAGCAGACACCCACCGAGCAGACTCCCACCGAGCAGCCTCCTGCGGGTGAGAATCCGGACGCGGAAAACCCGGACGCGGAAAACCCGGACGCGGAAAACCCGGACGCGGAAAACCCGGACGCGGAAAACCCGGACGCGGAGAATCCGGACGCGGAGAATCCGGACGCCGAGAACGCCGAAGGAGACACCCCCTAGTCGAAGTAACGGTGAGTGGCAGGGCATCGCGAGCATGGCGGCGCCCCGTCCTCGGGTGCCGATGTCCAGTGGCGTCGCCATGTCTACCGAGATTGCGTGTGGGCCCTCTGGGATGCCGGCGCGTGAATTCGCCACCAGGGTAATGGGTGCCGATCCCGGGCTGCAACTGCGCGCATTGGCTGTACCGCCGCTGTTGACGGCCGATAGTCCGGGGATCATCGTTGTAGACATGATGGTCGGGTCCGCCCGCGACCTTGGATCTGTACGGGACCACAGGCTCGACGAGATCACCCTGGAACAAGTTGCAGTCCGGGCCGTCGTCTGCCTCGAACCGTGGGCACACCCATCAGGCGCGACCCCGAGCCCCTGGAGGCACCACATGGCACGCATCCTGTTCGTCACCTGGGACGGCGGCGGCAACGTGCCACCCGCTCTCGGCATCGCGACGGAGGCACGCAACCGCGGTCACCAGGTTCGATTTCTCGGGCACGCCCAGCAACGCCGGCGGATCGAAAGACACGGTTTCCGGTTCACGCCCTACGTCCACGCGCGACCCTGGCAGTCGACCACAAATCATCCCGGTATCACTGGGTTGTACCAATCGCTTGCCGTCTTCACCGACGCCGGGCCTGGAATCGATCTACTCGACACCGTCGCGCGCGAGCCGATAGACGTGGTCGTGGTCGACTGCCTGCTGTATGGGGCCCTGCAGGCCGCCGCCGACGCGCACCTGACGCGTGTGACGTTGGTGCACACCTACTACGAGTTCATGTATCAAGGCGTGACACGTGGGGTGACGCCCGTGATGGCCCGTCTGAAAGGTCAGCGGCCACTGAGGCTGTGGACGTCATCGGACCTGGCGCTGGTGACGACCGACAAGGACCTCGATCCGGCCTCCCATCGAAGCCTGCCCGCCTCAGTCCACTACACCGGGGTGGTGCGACATCCGATGCCGTCCCCGTTGACACCGGTGTCCGAACGCGATCCGCTGATCCTGGTCAGCCTCAGCAGCCTCAACTTCGACGGGCAACAGCGGGCCTTGCAGAACATCCTCGAGGCTGTCGGTGGACTGCCTGCCCATACCGTTGTCACCACCGGACCGTCCGTCGACCCGACAGGCTTCACGGCGGGTCCGAACACCGAAGTGCACGGTTACGTTCCACACGAACAGATCCTGCCGACCGCCACCCTCGTTATCGGACACGGCGGACACGACACCACTATGCGCGCCCTCGCGCACGACCTGCCCTTGGTCATTCTGCCGATCCACCCGGCGCTCGACCAGAAGATGATCGGCCGCAGTCTGGAGCAGCGCGGCGTCGCCCGTTGCCTCCGCAAGACGGCAGCGCCCGAGCGCATCCGGTCGGCAGTTGGCAAGCTGCTCGTGGCCGGACCACACAGGACGACCGCAGCAACTCTGGGAGCCCGGATCCGGGCCCATGACGGTGCCGTTCATGCCGCGGACCTCATCGATCAACTGCCGATCCGAGAACGACGGAGGGGAGTGCGATGACGGGAGGGCGTTGAGCAAGGCATGTATCTGCAT
This genomic interval carries:
- a CDS encoding glycoside hydrolase family 65 protein, translated to MDDKGYEISPWQLRWRGLDLEALHATESTFALSNGHIGIRGTFEEGEPRGLPGTYLNGFYEQRPLPYAEAGYGYPEDGQTIVNVTDGSIIRLLVEDEPMDMRYGSAPAHERVLDFRSGTLRRTTEWTSPTGRRVRIHSERLVSFTSRAVAAIHYEVEPLDGDIELVLQSDLLANEHIPARTDDPRVAAALDTPLVSDFAAAHDFRAVLAHHTRASGLRMAAGMDHEVDYPANGRCSIETEEDLARLTVAVDIPQGERLKVTKYLAYGWSARRSTPALRGQVEGALAGALETGWDTLLKRQREYLDTFWETADVEIDGDAELQQAVRFALFHVLQAGARGESRAIPAKGLTGPGYDGHAFWDTETFVLPLLTYTVPDSARDALRWRHSTLDKAKNRAVQLGQAGAVFPWRSIDGEECSGYWPAGTAAFHVGADVAAATSRYLAATGDEEFEAECGVELLVETARLWTSLGHHNAQGEFRIDGVTGPDEYTAVADNNVFTNLMAQKNLRDAAAACERRPGLARELGVDDEEAALWRDAAEHMRIPFDDALGVHQQSDAFTHHAEWDFEGTPPEHYPLLLHYPYFDLYRKQVVKQADLVLAMYLRGDAFTDEQKIANFAYYEALTVRDSSLSACVQSVMAAEVGQLQLAYDYLAEAALTDLHDLHANVENGLHIASLAGTWMACVAGFGGMRDHGGNISFAPRIPSQLVNLSFRMTVRGSQIHVDIRAKTATYRLLSGEPVQLAHHGNPFILDSFPVTRPIPELPIAAPVRQPYGRAPVRRG
- a CDS encoding HAD family hydrolase, with translation MGLPDAISACLFDLDGVLTATAVLHRKAWKRTFDEFLKHREGANFRPFTDQDYYDYVDGRPRADGVRTFLTSRNITLPEGSPDDPPGAETVNGVGNSKNRLLLKVIEEEGVSPYPGSVRYISAAYDAGLKIAVVTSSANGKAVLDAADLSRYVHVRIDGVVISEQGLRGKPAPDSFLAAARALNVHPDQAAVFEDALSGVEAGRAGEFGYVVGVNRNDQAEALREHGADVVVNDLAELLER
- a CDS encoding ester cyclase; its protein translation is MEEPAPSEHVKSLAVRAMEIMANGSRADFDSVVHTDAFNRESATEPPRTRGRGPDAFYATAVWLRSAFAELRFDVEHVVVEGDLAVAFTIMKGRHVGPFVVYDEQGSIDQVFAPTGRSLAVNQSHWLRVEGGRVIEHWATRDDLGQAVQLGWVPPTPLSMVRNAWAKRAARRNALH
- a CDS encoding glycosyltransferase; this translates as MARILFVTWDGGGNVPPALGIATEARNRGHQVRFLGHAQQRRRIERHGFRFTPYVHARPWQSTTNHPGITGLYQSLAVFTDAGPGIDLLDTVAREPIDVVVVDCLLYGALQAAADAHLTRVTLVHTYYEFMYQGVTRGVTPVMARLKGQRPLRLWTSSDLALVTTDKDLDPASHRSLPASVHYTGVVRHPMPSPLTPVSERDPLILVSLSSLNFDGQQRALQNILEAVGGLPAHTVVTTGPSVDPTGFTAGPNTEVHGYVPHEQILPTATLVIGHGGHDTTMRALAHDLPLVILPIHPALDQKMIGRSLEQRGVARCLRKTAAPERIRSAVGKLLVAGPHRTTAATLGARIRAHDGAVHAADLIDQLPIRERRRGVR